Proteins found in one Saccharomyces kudriavzevii IFO 1802 strain IFO1802 genome assembly, chromosome: 11 genomic segment:
- the LPX2 gene encoding Lpx2p (similar to Saccharomyces cerevisiae YKL050C and EIS1 (YMR031C); ancestral locus Anc_2.590), translated as MSLISSSQTANMGSTQTSSGLTTESKTIKVSTLTKSLHSSQMHRSAPEASRSISDDVQKLKSIYSTYQRRGQPLSKEAIFHAKQKYGILNTPANYKTLGLGDFGSESADLAARLANKKTESLTNDSAGSTIEQKAQKEAYKITFSKIPLTPPEEVPMKVNLGLKGKRDLLTRTAAQKALASSFSSDDSTIAVSNSSGVNKSKSRGFTVGSEFDVGAVNPHHPAGFKSLDLSKVLDGAERRAIGRVNSRLYPQKLNFQNGLQTGKESGLSEANKEVFKKGTLEKVERSAEQFLESQPSIDRQRLNDRQYMYAKSAADAVKDLDPKALEDPNFAAKELQKKMYLKQVSSPVVLHEAQKLANKKLQDIDSSNTYMLLFGNQAYNKLAVKIALEHYSTNQRQKKKIYLGGGLWTTPEEVDTVARNLISPLVNEIDERARRQRDVDKDIERRRRVLDQEYEDWNYMERAKDQNDRQVLLAVASKQEQEKVTNTAERGQNYDLFVLNENSRVQQKERELQTAKQNRENLRIELQEILSKNLSAEKDDLTGWNESCERDLKNTSIEQAQVFKSNANDLRVSEKEYDDLVGERNEIQREIKKLDASIAEHRIVIRRFEEKFSTGGDLTAKQYQNVRDRDYLLDATLNDPVVFSAEKAKEEAELATEEVTFSQLQINQMAANRKIRLHEYERQLRKGKEAAVISGNNTTGKGKLTNDPNVCQGDEMYPSATNEISGHIGEKASPKATIKSRFLSTYNTGKDVDSSASARSVTGVSGVLDEKSEIPNKETVLPGNGARPDNARKAPDEIYENPILAKNDKPLRPAADAGGSITIEQFLFNKKAQKKDLSGTKSATIKSDSVLNQMGSENEDELAHRADRGRRSFSGFSQGSTENDYSNEVTDDQDESDIKVRDSNDSNTSRKESFFKEII; from the coding sequence ATGTCCTTAATATCTTCGTCTCAAACCGCTAATATGGGGTCTACCCAGACCTCCTCTGGGCTAACTACTGAAAGCAAGACGATCAAAGTGTCCACTTTGACAAAGTCATTGCATTCTTCTCAAATGCATCGCTCAGCTCCGGAAGCATCTCGCTCGATTTCTGATGATGTCCAAAAGCTCAAAAGCATATATTCCACTTATCAGCGCCGTGGACAGCCTTTGAGCAAAGAGGCCATATTCCATGCGAAACAAAAGTATGGCATTTTGAACACCCCAGCCAATTATAAAACACTCGGATTAGGGGATTTTGGCAGTGAATCAGCAGACTTGGCAGCCCGTTTAGCCAATAAGAAAACAGAAAGCTTAACTAATGACTCTGCTGGGTCCACAATCGAACAAAAAGCTCAGAAAGAGGCTTACAAAATAACCTTTTCGAAGATTCCTTTAACACCACCTGAAGAGGTTCCCATGAAGGTTAATTTGGGTTTGAAGGGTAAGCGGGACCTCTTAACAAGGACAGCCGCACAAAAGGCATTGGCTTCTAGTTTTTCATCAGATGATTCCACAATTGCTGTATCTAACAGTTCCGGCGTAAATAAAAGCAAGTCTCGTGGCTTTACTGTTGGCAGTGAATTCGACGTGGGCGCTGTCAATCCGCACCACCCTGCAGGTTTCAAATCCTTAGATTTGTCCAAGGTATTGGATGGAGCTGAAAGAAGAGCAATTGGTAGAGTTAATAGTAGATTGTATCCGCAAAAGTTAAACTTTCAAAACGGACTACAAACTGGCAAAGAGAGCGGCTTATCTGAGGCTAATAAAGAAGTTTTCAAGAAGGGAACATTGGAAAAGGTTGAGCGTTCCGCCGAACAATTTTTAGAGTCTCAACCCAGTATTGACAGGCAAAGGCTAAACGATCGTCAATATATGTATGCAAAGAGCGCGGCTGATGCAGTAAAAGACCTTGATCCAAAAGCATTGGAAGACCCGAACTTTGCTGCAAAAGAGctgcaaaagaagatgtACTTAAAGCAGGTATCATCTCCGGTTGTACTGCACGAAGCTCAGAAGCTTgcaaacaagaaattgcaGGATATTGACTCAAGTAATACTTATATGCTTCTATTTGGCAACCAAGCTTACAATAAGCTTGCTGTTAAGATTGCTTTAGAGCACTACTCCACTAATCAAaggcaaaagaagaaaatttactTAGGTGGCGGTTTGTGGACAACCCCAGAAGAAGTAGATACTGTGGCCAGGAACTTGATATCGCCATTGGTAAACGAGATTGACGAACGGGCTAGGAGACAGCGCGATGTTGATAAGGATATTGAAAGGAGGAGAAGAGTTCTAGATCAGGAGTATGAGGACTGGAATTACATGGAACGTGCGAAAGACCAAAATGACAGGCAGGTGTTGTTAGCTGTGGCATCGAAACAAGAACAGGAAAAGGTAACTAACACAGCTGAGAGGGGGCAAAACTACGATTTGTTTGTACTGAACGAGAATAGCAGAGTACAGCAGAAGGAGAGAGAACTTCAGACTGCCAAGCAAAATCGCGAAAATTTGAGGATTGAGTTGCAGGAAATACTGTCCAAGAATCTGTCTGCAGAAAAAGACGATCTGACAGGTTGGAACGAATCCTGCGAAAGAGATCTTAAGAATACGAGCATCGAACAAGCTCAGGTCTTTAAATCAAATGCGAATGATTTGAGAGTCTcggaaaaagaatatgacGATCTTGTTGGCGAGCGCAATGAAATACAGAGAGAAATAAAGAAGCTGGACGCTTCTATTGCGGAGCACAGAATCGTAATTCGTCGGTTTGAGGAAAAATTCAGTACTGGAGGAGATTTAACAGCTAAACAATATCAGAATGTTCGTGATCGAGACTACCTCTTGGATGCTACTTTGAATGACCCCGTTGTTTTTTCTGCAGAAAaggcaaaagaagaagctgaaTTGGCCACAGAAGAGGTTACATTCAGCCAATTGCAAATTAATCAAATGGCTGCTAACAGGAAAATTAGACTACATGAGTACGAAAGGCAACTAAGAAAGGGGAAGGAAGCAGCTGTAATATCCGGGAATAATACCACAGGTAAAGGAAAGCTAACTAATGATCCTAATGTTTGTCAAGGTGATGAGATGTACCCATCTGCTACTAATGAAATATCAGGTCATATAGGTGAAAAGGCGTCCCCAAAAGCCACTATTAAAAGCCGTTTCCTCTCTACATATAATACAGGTAAAGATGTAGACAGTTCTGCTAGTGCCAGGTCGGTCACTGGTGTTAGTGGTGTTTTGGACGAAAAGTCTGAAATTCCAAATAAGGAAACAGTTCTACCTGGAAATGGGGCGAGGCCAGACAATGCACGCAAAGCACCAGATGAGATCTATGAAAACCCCATATTAGCCAAGAACGATAAGCCCTTAAGGCCTGCTGCAGATGCAGGAGGATCCATAACAATCGAGCAATTCTTATTCAATAAGAAagctcaaaaaaaagatctaTCTGGGACGAAATCTGCAACTATAAAGAGCGACTCTGTGTTAAACCAGATGGGatcagaaaatgaagatgaactCGCGCATCGTGCCGACAGAGGCCGTCGATCTTTCAGTGGTTTCTCTCAAGGTTCAACCGAAAATGATTATAGTAATGAAGTGACAGACGATCAAGATGAATCAGACATTAAAGTTCGTGACTCCAACGATTCTAATACGTCTCGTAAAGaaagttttttcaaagagatTATTTAA
- the SFK1 gene encoding Sfk1p (similar to Saccharomyces cerevisiae SFK1 (YKL051W); ancestral locus Anc_2.589): protein MLQFKRPGNWLFIVPWIAFIPWYGMLIAMLICWASQGHPLYWFMHTEQFPIYISDIGATNLRPLFISCAGWQGLGYVVTIALEFFQRSGYLPFQLKNNDSSISDSTSYAEKLHSGKYLMPPYYTKHERNLIFAAFVLGGIGQLALLFCSIFSTALYHRVHIAMVSVFVVFMFLSVCCLIAEYFLMGRHYASVHPLASPHFNPQSSEKSFNQSYNTIDDLPWYKWEGHIWNKFTISATLKVIWLTLAVVWAVCFGAINDSSKSACFEWLLAFWLGIIFIILSVDFYMGGRYRHSRYFNHVESFSGYYKYDKALGFYRSEEVLPSDDNGDVITTEIASSNNSTSNESFQVVV from the coding sequence ATGCTTCAGTTTAAACGTCCAGGTAACTGGCTGTTCATAGTACCCTGGATTGCATTCATCCCATGGTACGGTATGCTGATTGCCATGCTTATTTGCTGGGCTAGCCAAGGCCATCCCTTATATTGGTTCATGCACACAGAACAATTTCCCATATACATCTCAGATATAGGAGCAACTAACTTAAGACCTTTATTCATATCATGCGCCGGTTGGCAGGGCCTGGGCTACGTAGTCACCATTGCCCTCGAGTTTTTTCAGAGATCCGGTTACTTACCTTTTCAATTGAAGAATAACGACTCCTCTATCTCTGATTCCACGTCTTatgctgaaaaattgcatAGTGGCAAATACTTGATGCCTCCATACTACACAAAACATGAACGGAACCTGATCTTTGCCGCTTTCGTTCTCGGCGGCATTGGTCAGCTAGCTCTTTTATTCTGCTCCATCTTCTCAACCGCTCTATACCATCGCGTTCACATTGCTATGGTCTCCGTCTTCGTCGTCTTCATGTTTCTGTCCGTTTGCTGCTTGATTGCGGAGTATTTCCTCATGGGAAGGCATTATGCTTCTGTTCATCCGCTGGCCAGCCCTCATTTCAACCCTCAATCCTCTGAAAAAAGCTTCAATCAAAGTTATAATACGATAGACGACTTGCCTTGGTACAAATGGGAAGGCCACATCTGGAACAAATTTACCATCAGTGCCACTCTAAAAGTCATATGGTTAACCCTAGCTGTTGTTTGGGCTGTTTGTTTCGGTGCCATCAATGACAGTTCTAAGAGTGCTTGTTTTGAATGGTTGTTGGCATTTTGGCTTGGTATCATATTTATAATTCTTTCTGTTGATTTTTACATGGGTGGAAGATACAGGCACTCTCGCTATTTCAACCACGTGGAATCATTTTCCGGTTATTACAAGTATGACAAGGCGCTGGGCTTTTACCGTAGTGAAGAAGTTTTACCTTCGGACGATAACGGCGACGTGATTACTACTGAAATAGCATCTTCAAACAATTCCACATCTAATGAATCTTTCCAAGTGGTTGTATGA
- the ELM1 gene encoding serine/threonine protein kinase ELM1 (similar to Saccharomyces cerevisiae ELM1 (YKL048C); ancestral locus Anc_2.597), protein MSPQQVIPTLIPEWAPLSQQSYKREDDLESLSTPTSQTSSLDSSFSQLKPTYSSIVGDNIDIIVDKIRPFVRKITASEQGKKTINQYTLGASAGSGQFGYVRKAYSSTLDEVVAVKIIPKKPWNAQQYSVNQVMRQIQLWKSRGRITANISGNEAMRLMNIDKCRWEIYAASKLRDNAHIIQLIECLDSPFSESIWIVSKWCNLGQLQWRRDNDEDILPQWKRVVTSNCSISKFTGKILEDITKGLQYLYSEGCIHRDIKPSNILLDENEKVAKLSDFGSCVFIPQSLPFNDSNLEDCFKRELNKIVGTPAFIAPELCHLGNSKRDFVTDGFKLDIWSLGVTLYCLLYNELPFSGDNEFETYHKIMEVSLDYKLTGDNLNDLVIKRLLRKDVSLRIDINDLAKTLLYGEYSENCDRPLLFNAKPMTNEGPVKRFFDRLLTRKGKKKASGKLKDKTFEATNSKVTPSTHIDTYQDREAFSTTVLRSSPDSSDYCSSLEEEPVHVTNFLDTFCGSNESLNSSKVDNDRRNTETKSGKSDSSTSPLKIPTPIKDMIRLKSSPKETGKNHYTGRSPDSVTSPLKGSTKENCTVGNRRSKKLAHSGNILNFKAYINPVDSDTRETVEDVRTYLNFADSGQV, encoded by the coding sequence ATGTCACCTCAACAGGTCATACCGACGCTAATTCCAGAATGGGCACCGCTATCCCAACAGTCATACAAGAGAGAAGATGATTTAGAGAGCCTTTCGACCCCCACAAGTCAGACATCTTCCCTtgattcttcattttctcaATTGAAACCAACTTATAGTTCAATTGTCGGCGACAATATTGACATAATCGTAGATAAAATTAGACCATTTGTGAGAAAAATAACTGCTAGTGAACAAGGTAAAAAGACTATAAATCAGTACACATTAGGAGCTTCAGCGGGAAGTGGACAATTTGGTTACGTACGAAAAGCATACAGTTCTACTTTGGATGAAGTGGTCGCTGTTAAAATCATACCGAAGAAGCCTTGGAATGCTCAGCAATATTCAGTGAATCAAGTGATGAGACAAATACAACTTTGGAAAAGCAGGGGAAGAATAACCGCAAATATTAGTGGAAATGAGGCGATGAGACTCATGAACATCGACAAGTGTAGGTGGGAGATTTATGCGGCTTCGAAGCTTCGGGATAATGCTCATATAATACAATTGATAGAATGCCTGGATTCTCCCTTCAGTGAATCGATCTGGATCGTCAGCAAGTGGTGTAACCTTGGCCAACTTCAGTGGAGGCGcgataatgatgaagatattttgCCGCAATGGAAAAGGGTCGTGACCTCTAACTGTAGTATCTCTAAATTTACcggaaaaattttggaggATATAACAAAAGGGTTGCAGTATCTATATTCCGAAGGCTGTATCCATCGGGATATCAAACCGTCTAACATTCTACtagatgaaaatgaaaaagttgcGAAGCTTTCTGACTTTGGAAGCTGTGTTTTCATTCCTCAATCATTACCTTTTAACGATTCTAATCTTGAAGACTGTTTTAAGAGGGAATTGAACAAGATTGTTGGCACTCCCGCATTTATTGCACCTGAGTTGTGCCATTTGGGCAATTCCAAGAGAGATTTTGTGACTGATGGATTCAAGTTAGATATTTGGTCATTGGGGGTAACGTTGTACTGTTTATTATACAACGAGCTCCCTTTTTCCGGAGACAATGAGTTTGAAACTTACCACAAGATAATGGAAGTGTCGTTAGATTACAAATTAACCGGTGATAATCTAAACGATTTAGTCATCAAAAGGCTTTTAAGAAAAGATGTTAGTTTACGCATAGATATTAATGATTTAGCGAAAACCCTACTGTACGGTGAATACTCCGAAAATTGCGATCGGCCTTTACTTTTCAACGCAAAGCCAATGACAAATGAAGGGCCCGtaaaaagattttttgatagaTTACTAACTAGGaaaggcaagaaaaaagccTCAGGAAAGTTGAAAGATAAGACGTTCGAAGCTACGAATAGCAAAGTAACACCCTCGACCCATATTGACACCTATCAAGATAGAGAAGCTTTTTCCACTACAGTTCTTAGATCTTCGCCTGACTCAAGTGACTATTGCTCATCGTTAGAGGAGGAACCGGTTCATGTTACAAACTTTTTGGACACTTTTTGCGGGTCAAATGAAAGCTTGAATAGTTCGAAAGTGGACAATGACAGACGAAATACGGAGACGAAGTCGGGGAAAAGCGACTCATCTACTTCGCCATTGAAGATTCCAACCCCCATCAAGGACATGATAAGGCTGAAGAGCTCTCCCAAAGAGactggaaaaaatcattataCTGGTCGCTCGCCGGACAGCGTGACTTCCCCTTTGAAAGGGAGCACTAAGGAAAATTGCACGGTCGGTAACAGGCGGTCTAAGAAATTGGCACACTCAGGTAATATTCTAAATTTCAAAGCATACATAAATCCTGTTGATAGCGACACTCGAGAAACAGTGGAAGATGTAAGGACATACCTAAACTTTGCAGATAGTGGACAGGTGTAG
- the MDM35 gene encoding Mdm35p (similar to Saccharomyces cerevisiae MDM35 (YKL053C-A); ancestral locus Anc_2.587), which produces MGNIMSASFAPECTDLKTKYDSCFNEWYSEKFLKGKSVENECSKQWYAYTTCVNAALVKQGIKPALDEAREEAPFENGGKLKEVDK; this is translated from the coding sequence ATGGGGAATATAATGTCAGCTAGTTTTGCACCGGAATGTACGGACTTGAAAACGAAATACGATAGTTGCTTCAATGAATGGTACAGCGAAAAGTTTCTGAAGGGAAAATCCGTTGAAAACGAATGCTCTAAACAATGGTATGCTTATACTACATGTGTCAACGCAGCACTCGTCAAACAAGGTATCAAGCCAGCTTTAGATGAAGCCAGGGAGGAAGCGCCATTTGAAAATGGCGGAAAGCTCAAAGAAGTTGACAAATGA
- the DEF1 gene encoding DNA damage-responsive RNA polymerase-degradation factor DEF1 (similar to Saccharomyces cerevisiae DEF1 (YKL054C); ancestral locus Anc_2.586) yields the protein MSTQFRKSNHNSHSSKKLNPALKSKIDTLTELFPDWTSDDLIDIVQEYDDLETIIDKITSGAVTKWDEVKKPAKKEKHEKKEQQHPYVPQQHLPNPEDDITYKSPINSNSFTSTKHNSSNNYTQAKNKKKVQTPRAHPTGKHVNIDKGKHVPSKPVSNTTSWAAAVSVDSIKYDVPQNSSTNDNEVEFEEEEQDQENEQENGQSEEQQQQEEENNKEEYKHIEQPSLLSKKTSKTFASQPKKMTWAAIATPKPRTVKKTESPLENVDELKKEIVEIKEGEQKEEYGEEQANEQEVAERQEKEVAEPSEESDEKASEFEEEKVEVEDQEEEEEPEEQEQQQEQQQEQQQEQQQEQEQQQEQEQENIAVPEENVAVVEERVEIGAIISEPSEGQTNALPQPQQQQQPIQSQAQEEQLSQNYYTQQQQQQYAQQQHQLQQQYLSQQQQYAQQQQQPQSQSQQQQQQQQQSQQSPQSQKQGNNVAAQQYYMYQNQFPGYSYPGMFDSQGYAYGQQYQQLAQNNGQTTANANQYNFQQGYGQAGAATAAAANLNSAAAAASPAAAHAQPQQQQQQPQQQQQQQQPYGGSFMPYYAHFYQQSFPYGQPQYGVAGQYPYQLPKNNYNYYQTQNGQEQQSPSQGVTQHAEDTQQKQSQQSQQQQPQGQPQSEAQMQTGQPVNPQQQMQFQQYYQFQQQQQQAAAAAAAAAAQQGVPYGYNGYDYNSKNSRGFY from the coding sequence atgTCTACACAATTTAGGAAGTCAAATCATAATAGTCATAGCAGTAAAAAACTAAATCCTGCGCTAAAGTCCAAAATAGACACACTTACAGAATTGTTCCCTGACTGGACGAGTGATGATTTAATTGATATAGttcaagaatatgatgATTTGGAAACCATAATTGACAAAATTACATCAGGAGCAGTGACAAAATGGGATGAAGTAAAGAAACCTGCtaagaaggaaaaacaCGAGAAGAAAGAACAGCAACACCCATATGTCCCTCAACAACATTTGCCAAACCCTGAAGATGATATCACGTATAAGAGTCCTATTAATAGCAATTCTTTTACTTCTACCAAGCATAACAGCAGTAACAACTATACTCAagctaaaaataaaaagaaggtaCAAACACCACGAGCCCATCCAACTGGCAAGCATGTCAATATCGACAAGGGAAAACACGTTCCATCTAAGCCTGTTTCAAATACTACATCGTGGGCAGCAGCCGTTTCTGTAGATAGTATCAAATATGACGTTCCTCAAAATTCAAGTACTAACGATAATGAGgtagaatttgaagaagaagaacaggaccaagaaaacgaacaagaaaatgggCAATCAGAagaacagcagcaacaagaggaagaaaataacaaagaagaatacaAACACATAGAACAACCTTCATtactttcaaagaaaacgtCTAAGACATTTGCCTCtcaaccaaaaaaaatgacatggGCTGCTATTGCTACACCCAAACCGAGAACTGTTAAGAAGACTGAATCTCCTCTTGAGAACGTCgatgaattgaagaaagaaatagtTGAAATTAAGGAAGGTGAGCAAAAAGAGGAATATGGCGAAGAACAAGCCAATGAACAAGAAGTCGCTGAAAGgcaagaaaaggaagtCGCTGAACCGTCTGAAGAAAGTGACGAAAAAGCTTCTGAattcgaagaagaaaaagtagaaGTAgaagatcaagaagaagaagaggaaccagaagaacaagaacagCAACAGGAACAGCAACAGGAACagcaacaagaacaacaacaggAACAGGAACagcaacaagaacaagagcaagaaaacaTTGCCGTACCAGAAGAGAATGTTGCcgttgttgaagaaagagttGAGATTGGTGCTATTATCTCAGAGCCTTCTGAAGGACAAACTAATGCTCTTCCTCAGccacaacaacaacagcaacctATTCAATCTCAAGCTCAAGAAGAACAACTATCTCAAAACTACTACACccaacagcaacagcaacaatatGCTCAACAACAGCATCAGTTGCAACAGCAATACCTATCCCAACAGCAGCAGTATGctcagcaacaacagcaacctCAATCACAAtcacaacaacaacaacaacaacaacaacaatcaCAACAAAGTCCACAAAGTCAAAAACAAGGAAACAATGTGGCTGCTCAACAATACTACATGTACCAGAACCAATTCCCTGGTTATTCCTATCCAGGTATGTTCGATTCGCAAGGATACGCTTATGGTCAACAATACCAACAACTTGCTCAAAACAACGGTCAAACAACCGCTAACGCCAATCAATACAATTTTCAACAAGGTTATGGTCAAGCTGGCGCCGCCACTGCTGCCGCTGCTAACCTGAATAGCGCCGCTGCCGCTGCTTCTCCAGCTGCAGCCCATGCCCAACctcaacaacagcaacagcaacctcagcagcaacaacaacagcagcaaccaTACGGTGGCTCATTCATGCCATATTATGCACACTTTTACCAACAATCATTCCCATATGGTCAGCCTCAATATGGAGTAGCTGGTCAATATCCATACCAATTGCCAAAAAACAACTACAATTACTACCAAACTCAAAACGGTCAAGAACAACAAAGCCCAAGCCAAGGTGTTACACAACATGCTGAAGATACCCAACAAAAGCAGTCACAGCAATcacaacagcagcaacctCAAGGTCAACCTCAATCAGAAGCTCAAATGCAAACTGGCCAACCTGTTAACCCACAACAGCAAATGCAGTTTCAACAATACTACCAAtttcaacagcagcaacagcaagCTGCTGCCGCTGccgctgctgctgctgcaCAACAAGGCGTACCATATGGTTACAACGGTTATGATTACAATTCTAAGAATTCAAGAGGTTTCTATTAA
- the ASK1 gene encoding Ask1p (similar to Saccharomyces cerevisiae ASK1 (YKL052C); ancestral locus Anc_2.588), producing the protein MESVSKEETLEKLDQEITVNLQKIDSNLSFCFHKITQDIISHVAKYSEVCERIMDSTEWLGTMFQETGLVNLQANTAVPKKINSPEGKIDDHADIFPTSAGNSSGEFQDHSGPKELGSVVDVNRNTHSMFTNDNTDDFHTANITSTGQILKLPDSSDEDTALSSSGQRDFTEEDHEDAGNDQDESTIQRQSRKRKISLLLQQQYGSSSSIVPSPIVPNKMRKQLPRNHYNNIGDDGDENSNNIESSPLKQEHLLKERVDDGNEGPDEEENTKEVPKPGTIIHFSTNR; encoded by the coding sequence ATGGAGTCTGTTAGCAAAGAGGAAACACTAGAGAAACTGGATCAAGAGATCACTGTAAATTTGCAGAAGATAGACTCTAATTTGAGTTTCTGTTTCCACAAGATTACCCAGGATATCATCTCGCACGTGGCGAAATACTCAGAAGTATGTGAGCGGATCATGGACAGCACTGAATGGCTGGGAACAATGTTCCAAGAGACTGGACTGGTGAATTTGCAGGCCAATACGGCCGTGCCGAAGAAGATTAACTCACCGGAGGGGAAGATTGACGATCATGCAGACATATTCCCCACATCCGCAGGGAACTCCAGTGGAGAGTTTCAAGACCACAGCGGCCCTAAAGAGCTGGGTTCAGTCGTGGACGTTAACCGAAATACACATTCTATGTTCACCAATGACAACACAGATGATTTCCACACAGCGAATATAACATCCACAGGACAGATATTGAAGCTTCCAGATTCTAGTGACGAAGACACTGCACTGTCCTCAAGTGGCCAGAGAGACTTTACCGAGGAGGATCACGAGGATGCCGGTAATGATCAGGACGAAAGCACTATCCAGAGACAAAgtcgaaaaagaaagatttcaCTACTTTTACAGCAGCAGTACGGGTCTAGTTCGAGCATTGTGCCGTCCCCCATTGTGCCCAACAAAATGCGGAAGCAATTACCCAGGAATCACTATAACAACATCGGTGACGACGGCGATGAGAACAGTAATAATATAGAAAGTTCTCCTCTAAAGCAGGAGCACCTCCTGAAGGAACGAGTGGATGACGGTAATGAAGGGcctgatgaagaagagaacacAAAGGAGGTCCCCAAGCCAGGAACCATCATCCACTTCTCTACCAATAGATAG
- the CSE4 gene encoding centromeric DNA-binding histone H3-like protein CSE4 (similar to Saccharomyces cerevisiae CSE4 (YKL049C); ancestral locus Anc_2.592): MSSKQQWANSAIQSDSSGRSLSNVNRLVEDQQSINDRALSLLQRTRARKNLFPKREERRRYEGPQDDMIFEENHEGQAENLETETENEDEREMETEVPDATRTHSYALDRYVRQKRRQKQMKQGLKRVEKKYSPSELALYEIRKYQRSTDLLISKIPFARLVKEVTDEFTTKDQDLRWQSMAIMALQEASEAYLVGLLEHTNLLALHAKRITIMKKDMQLARRIRGQFI; the protein is encoded by the coding sequence ATGTCAAGCAAACAGCAATGGGCTAATTCGGCCATTCAAAGTGATTCGAGTGGAAGGTCACTCAGCAATGTGAACAGGCTAGTAGAAGATCAACAGTCTATTAATGACCGTGCACTATCTTTGTTACAAAGAacaagagcaagaaaaaatctttttccaaaaagagaagaaagaagacgATATGAAGGTCCACAAGATGACAtgatttttgaagaaaaccatGAAGGCCAAGCGGAAAACTTGGAAACAGAGACAGAAAACGAGGATGAACGTGAAATGGAAACAGAGGTTCCAGACGCTACCCGAACACATTCATACGCTCTAGATAGATATGTTAGGCAGAAAAGGAGACAAAAACAAATGAAGCAGGGTTTGAAACGcgtagaaaagaaatacaGTCCCAGTGAATTAGCTCTGTACGAAAtcagaaaatatcaacgTTCTACAGATTTGCTTATCTCTAAAATTCCATTTGCAAGACTGGTAAAAGAAGTTACAGACGAGTTTACAACTAAAGACCAAGATTTGCGCTGGCAATCGATGGCGATCATGGCGCTACAGGAGGCAAGTGAAGCATACTTGGTGGGGCTATTGGAGCATACCAACCTACTTGCGCTGCATGCGAAGAGAATAACCATAATGAAGAAGGATATGCAACTAGCAAGGAGAATTAGAGGACAGTTCATTTAA